In Micromonospora sp. WMMA1363, a genomic segment contains:
- a CDS encoding valine--tRNA ligase, producing the protein MTERLDARRPDAPTLAGQYQPGEVEQRRYEQWVAGGHFRASADSDKPPFTIVIPPPNVTGSLHMGHALDHTVQDALVRRKRMQGYEALWLPGMDHAGIATQNVVERQLAAQELSRHDLGREAFVERVWRWKSESGGAILGQMRRLGDSVDWDRERFTMDEGLSRAVQTMFKKLYDDGLIYRAERIINWCPRCLTALSDIEVEHTDDDGELISIRYTDEVVVATTRAETMLGDTAVAVHPDDERYRHLIGTEVELPLTGRRIPIVGDEHVDPAFGTGMVKVTPAHDPNDFEIGQRHHLPSLTVMDERGVITAHGPFQGLDRFEARPAIVAALREQGRVVAEKRPYVHAVGHCSRCRTTVEPRLSLQWFVNTSPLAKAAGDAVRDGRVKIEPAELAKRYFAWVDNMHDWCISRQLWWGHRIPVWYGPDGEVVCVGPDETPPTGEGWRQDEDVLDTWFSSGLWPFSTLGWPERTPDLAKFYPTSVLVTGYDILFFWVARMMMFGVYAMAGRPPFDVVALHGMVRDEHGKKMSKSFGNVVDPLDWIDRFGADATRFTLARGANPGGDVPVSEEWCQGSRNFCNKLWNATRFALMNGAHTGGPLPATGELSTVDRWILSRLAHVTAEVDEQFEAYEFAKVCDLLYHFAWDDVCDWYVELSKPVLAAGGPAADATRRVLGHVLDQLLRLLHPVIPFVTEELWTALTGGETVMTAAWPVGDRMLVDDAAETEIATVQRVVTEIRRFRSDQGLRPTQRVVARLAGLAGAGIAGHEPLIRSLVRLDEAGGDFHASATLAMPGEVSVALDTRGSIDVAAERARLTKDRAAAERETAQARAKLDNPSFVGKAPEPVVQKIRDRLATAEADLARIDAALKVLPS; encoded by the coding sequence GTGACCGAGAGACTGGATGCCCGACGCCCCGACGCCCCGACGCTTGCCGGCCAGTACCAGCCCGGCGAGGTAGAGCAGCGACGGTATGAGCAGTGGGTAGCCGGCGGTCACTTCCGCGCCTCGGCGGACAGCGACAAGCCGCCGTTCACCATCGTCATCCCGCCGCCGAACGTGACCGGCTCCCTGCACATGGGGCATGCCCTGGATCACACGGTGCAGGATGCCCTCGTCCGACGTAAGCGCATGCAGGGCTATGAGGCGCTGTGGTTACCCGGCATGGACCACGCCGGCATCGCCACCCAGAACGTGGTGGAGCGGCAACTGGCCGCACAGGAACTCTCCCGGCACGATCTGGGTCGGGAGGCGTTCGTCGAGCGGGTGTGGCGGTGGAAGTCCGAGTCCGGCGGTGCGATTCTCGGCCAGATGCGCCGACTCGGTGACTCGGTGGACTGGGACCGCGAGCGCTTCACCATGGACGAGGGTCTGTCCCGCGCCGTGCAGACCATGTTCAAGAAGCTGTACGACGACGGCCTGATCTACCGGGCCGAGCGGATCATCAACTGGTGCCCACGGTGCCTGACCGCGCTCTCCGACATCGAGGTGGAGCACACCGACGACGACGGTGAACTGATCTCGATCCGGTACACCGACGAGGTGGTGGTGGCCACCACCCGGGCGGAGACGATGCTCGGCGACACCGCGGTGGCGGTGCACCCCGACGACGAGCGGTATCGGCACCTCATCGGCACCGAGGTCGAGCTGCCGCTGACCGGGCGGCGGATACCGATCGTGGGGGACGAGCACGTCGACCCGGCATTCGGTACCGGAATGGTGAAGGTGACGCCGGCGCACGACCCCAACGACTTCGAGATCGGCCAGCGGCACCACTTGCCTTCGCTCACCGTCATGGATGAGCGGGGTGTCATCACCGCGCACGGTCCGTTCCAGGGGCTGGACCGGTTCGAGGCGCGCCCGGCCATCGTCGCCGCACTGCGCGAGCAGGGCCGGGTCGTGGCCGAGAAGCGGCCGTACGTGCATGCGGTGGGGCACTGCTCGCGTTGCCGTACGACGGTGGAGCCTCGGCTGTCGTTGCAGTGGTTCGTCAACACCTCGCCGCTGGCGAAGGCCGCCGGCGACGCGGTCCGCGACGGGCGGGTGAAGATCGAGCCGGCGGAGCTGGCCAAGCGGTACTTCGCCTGGGTCGACAACATGCACGACTGGTGCATCTCCCGTCAGCTGTGGTGGGGGCACCGCATTCCGGTCTGGTACGGGCCGGACGGCGAAGTCGTGTGCGTTGGCCCGGACGAGACGCCGCCGACCGGCGAGGGCTGGCGCCAGGACGAGGACGTCTTGGACACCTGGTTCTCCAGCGGTTTGTGGCCGTTCTCCACCCTCGGTTGGCCGGAGCGCACGCCGGACCTCGCGAAGTTCTATCCGACCAGTGTGCTCGTCACCGGGTACGACATCCTCTTCTTCTGGGTCGCCCGGATGATGATGTTCGGCGTGTACGCGATGGCCGGCCGGCCGCCGTTCGACGTGGTGGCCCTGCACGGCATGGTGCGTGACGAGCACGGCAAGAAGATGTCGAAGTCGTTCGGCAACGTTGTCGACCCGCTGGATTGGATCGATCGTTTCGGCGCCGACGCCACCCGCTTCACCCTGGCGCGGGGCGCGAATCCCGGCGGTGACGTGCCGGTCAGCGAGGAGTGGTGCCAGGGCTCCCGCAACTTTTGTAACAAGCTGTGGAACGCCACCCGGTTCGCGCTGATGAACGGCGCCCATACCGGGGGCCCGCTGCCGGCCACCGGTGAGCTGTCGACCGTCGACCGCTGGATTCTGTCCCGCCTCGCGCACGTCACCGCCGAGGTGGACGAGCAGTTCGAGGCGTACGAGTTCGCGAAGGTCTGCGACCTGCTCTACCACTTCGCGTGGGACGATGTCTGTGACTGGTATGTGGAACTCAGCAAGCCGGTGCTGGCGGCCGGCGGCCCCGCCGCCGACGCCACCCGACGTGTCCTCGGGCATGTCCTCGACCAGCTGCTGCGGCTGCTGCACCCGGTGATCCCATTCGTCACCGAGGAGTTGTGGACCGCGTTGACCGGCGGCGAGACGGTCATGACCGCCGCCTGGCCGGTGGGCGACCGGATGCTGGTGGACGACGCTGCCGAGACGGAGATCGCCACTGTCCAGCGAGTGGTCACCGAGATCCGCCGGTTCCGCTCCGACCAGGGGCTACGTCCGACGCAGCGGGTCGTCGCCCGACTCGCCGGGCTGGCCGGCGCCGGCATCGCCGGGCACGAGCCGCTGATCCGGTCACTGGTCCGCCTCGACGAGGCCGGCGGCGACTTCCACGCCAGCGCCACCCTCGCCATGCCCGGCGAGGTGAGCGTCGCCCTGGACACCCGCGGGTCGATCGACGTGGCCGCCGAGCGGGCCCGGCTGACCAAGGACCGCGCCGCGGCCGAGCGGGAGACCGCGCAGGCCCGCGCGAAGCTCGACAACCCGTCGTTCGTCGGCAAGGCACCGGAGCCGGTGGTCCAGAAGATCCGGGACCGGCTGGCTACGGCCGAGGCCGACCTGGCGCGGATCGACGCCGCTCTGAAGGTGTTGCCCTCGTGA
- a CDS encoding DUF4233 domain-containing protein yields MSRPGGPPVRGSGLRDPERAVRGLGAGILSLEALVLVLAIQPIRVVGGGLSGAAITVVVGLAAAAVLLAGLMRRSWVWPAGTVLQGLLMLAGLLHWSLLALGVTFALVWAYALHVRRVILG; encoded by the coding sequence GTGAGCCGGCCGGGTGGGCCGCCGGTACGGGGGTCCGGTCTGCGCGACCCGGAACGGGCGGTACGCGGACTGGGCGCGGGCATCCTGAGCCTGGAGGCGCTGGTGCTGGTGCTGGCCATCCAGCCGATCCGGGTGGTCGGTGGTGGCCTGAGTGGCGCGGCGATCACCGTCGTGGTGGGCCTGGCCGCGGCGGCGGTGCTGCTGGCTGGACTGATGCGTCGGTCGTGGGTGTGGCCCGCCGGCACCGTGCTCCAAGGGCTGCTCATGCTCGCCGGGCTGCTGCACTGGTCGCTCCTGGCACTCGGTGTCACCTTCGCGCTGGTCTGGGCGTACGCCCTGCACGTGCGGCGGGTGATCCTCGGCTGA
- a CDS encoding VOC family protein encodes MANGGNRPIAPIRRLVGLVLGMVATFVILFGLGMTSWAIVALGAALLVLAIALATVRGGGRTWVVGEGHVHSVSEPPTQYAFGRCELQLVIDAPALPPRSKKIIEPRVPVAKWPAPGQTLPIRVALDDQRHVRVLWDDVPTHAETAAAVADLPPEYADPASLEEVLIRQEAPPWAGRPAEDELRDPYGDPLSNPYGDPLGDPVAPPAERDPVVVRQVPGGPKVVEGTLVNPPAADLPRRATPTPRSPADPYDPPRTNRDPHDPPEPPPARAFRVPTPADPPDPLDLPLDDPPPHRATDRTVPPENLDEAAFGGVVGADPPIAGVGLTLLVTDLARSRAFYRDLGFGEIDRGSGNAVLASGATRLVLREVTEAAPVSRRLVHVNLEVDDIEAAYARLRDTGVRFTYPPRVVNRASKLEVWAAAFRDPDGHGIALTQWRERADA; translated from the coding sequence GTGGCGAATGGCGGGAACCGACCCATCGCGCCGATCCGCAGGCTGGTCGGCTTGGTGTTGGGCATGGTGGCGACCTTCGTGATCCTGTTCGGTCTGGGCATGACCAGCTGGGCGATCGTGGCGCTCGGCGCCGCGCTGCTGGTGCTGGCGATCGCGCTGGCCACCGTACGGGGTGGCGGCCGCACCTGGGTCGTCGGCGAGGGACACGTGCACAGCGTTTCCGAGCCGCCCACCCAGTACGCGTTCGGCCGCTGCGAGCTGCAACTCGTCATCGACGCACCGGCCCTGCCACCGAGGTCAAAAAAGATCATCGAGCCGCGGGTGCCGGTCGCCAAGTGGCCGGCACCGGGCCAGACCTTGCCGATCCGGGTCGCCCTCGACGACCAGCGGCACGTCCGGGTCCTCTGGGACGACGTGCCGACGCACGCCGAGACCGCGGCGGCCGTGGCGGACCTGCCACCGGAGTACGCGGACCCGGCATCGTTGGAGGAGGTGCTGATCCGGCAGGAGGCGCCGCCGTGGGCCGGCCGCCCGGCCGAGGACGAACTCCGCGACCCGTACGGCGACCCACTCAGTAACCCGTACGGCGATCCACTCGGTGACCCGGTCGCGCCGCCGGCCGAGCGCGACCCGGTCGTCGTACGCCAGGTACCGGGCGGACCCAAGGTGGTGGAAGGGACACTCGTCAACCCGCCGGCTGCCGACCTGCCGCGCCGGGCCACCCCGACGCCGCGCTCCCCCGCCGACCCCTACGACCCGCCCCGCACGAACCGCGACCCCCACGACCCGCCGGAGCCACCGCCGGCCCGTGCGTTCCGGGTGCCGACCCCGGCCGACCCGCCGGACCCACTCGACCTGCCGCTCGACGACCCACCCCCGCACCGGGCCACCGACCGCACGGTGCCGCCGGAGAACCTCGACGAGGCGGCCTTCGGTGGGGTAGTCGGTGCTGATCCGCCGATCGCCGGGGTGGGACTCACCCTGCTGGTCACCGATCTGGCACGGTCCCGCGCCTTCTATCGCGACCTCGGCTTCGGCGAGATCGACCGGGGCTCCGGTAACGCGGTGCTCGCCTCCGGAGCGACCCGGCTGGTCCTGCGCGAGGTCACCGAGGCTGCCCCGGTCAGCCGTCGGCTGGTGCACGTCAACCTCGAGGTGGACGACATCGAAGCGGCGTACGCACGGCTACGCGACACCGGCGTCCGCTTCACCTACCCTCCCCGGGTGGTCAACCGGGCCAGCAAGCTGGAGGTCTGGGCCGCTGCCTTTCGCGACCCGGACGGCCACGGCATCGCCCTGACCCAGTGGCGGGAACGTGCCGACGCCTGA
- the ileS gene encoding isoleucine--tRNA ligase, with protein MAYPLHDPAAAGVPASPDLPAVERRVLEHWTADKTFEASVEARPASGRQSETAASSAAGAGAADNEYVFYDGPPFANGLPHYGHLITGYVKDVVPRYQTMRGRRVERRFGWDCHGLPAEVVAEKQLGITTKAEVLDLGVARFNEVCRTSVLEFAQDWERYVARQARWVDFANDYKTLDLDYMESVMWAFKTLHDKGLVYEGFRVLAYCWRCETPLSNTETRMDDVYRDRHDPTLSVWFELTPDATAPELVSGPVKVGVWTTTPWTLPSNLALAVGPDIEYAVLERDGQRYVVGAARLGAYAKELEGYQQVGTVRGVDLVGRRYVPLYDFLVEQAGENAYQVLGADFVTTEDGTGIVHLAPAFGEDDQNTCNAAGIPTVVTVDDHTRFTALVPPYQGEQVFDVNKPVIRELKERGVVLKQDTYTHAYPHCWRCDTPLVYKAVSSWFVAVTGFKDRMVELNQQINWIPGHIKDGSFGKWLANARDWSISRNRFWGSPIPVWKSDDPAYPRVDVYGSLAEIERDFGVRLTDLHRPAVDELVRPNPDDPTGASTMRRVPEVLDCWFESGSMPFAQVHYPFENVDWFEHHYPGDFIVEYIGQTRGWFYTMHVLATALFDRPAFRTCLSHGILLGSDGRKMSKSLRNYPDVYHVFDSYGSDAMRWMLMSSSVLRGGDMAVTEAGIRDAVRQVLLPLWNVWYFFSLYANAEGYRASRRTDSPHLLDRYLLAKTNELVSTVGRQLEAYDISAACATVRSYLDALTNWYVRRSRDRFWSGDVDAFDTLWTVLETLGRVVAPLAPLTAEEIWRGLTGERSVHLTDWPSADEFPADHDLVAAMDATRAVASAALSLRKAKGLRVRLPLSKLTVASPAAVQLRPFADLVADEVNVKEVEFTGAVKDYCQQVLSVVPRALGPRVGKAVQQVIKAVKAGEWELRDGAPVAAGVTLDEGEYELRLVAADAERSAPLPGGEGVVVLDTEVTPELAAEGLARDVVRVVQQARRDADLDVSDRIAVVLAAPDAVRAAVSAYTDFVAREVLANSVDFAGSVDGFTGEAGDGEQVTVTVRRV; from the coding sequence ATGGCCTACCCGTTGCACGACCCGGCCGCGGCCGGCGTCCCCGCGAGCCCGGACCTGCCCGCGGTCGAGCGCCGGGTCCTGGAGCACTGGACGGCTGACAAGACCTTCGAGGCGTCGGTGGAAGCCAGGCCGGCCTCCGGCCGGCAATCGGAGACGGCGGCGAGCTCCGCTGCCGGTGCCGGAGCCGCCGACAACGAGTACGTCTTCTACGACGGGCCACCGTTCGCCAACGGCCTACCGCACTACGGGCACCTCATCACCGGCTACGTGAAGGACGTGGTTCCGCGCTACCAGACGATGCGCGGCCGGCGGGTGGAGCGGCGCTTCGGCTGGGACTGCCACGGCCTGCCGGCCGAGGTGGTCGCCGAGAAGCAGCTCGGCATCACCACCAAGGCGGAGGTCCTCGACCTGGGCGTGGCCCGGTTCAACGAGGTGTGCCGCACCTCGGTGCTGGAGTTCGCCCAGGACTGGGAGCGGTACGTCGCCCGCCAGGCCCGCTGGGTCGACTTCGCCAACGACTACAAGACGCTCGACCTGGACTACATGGAGAGCGTCATGTGGGCCTTCAAGACCCTGCACGACAAGGGCCTGGTGTACGAGGGCTTCCGGGTGCTCGCGTACTGCTGGCGATGCGAGACGCCGCTGTCGAACACCGAGACCCGGATGGACGATGTCTACCGGGACCGGCACGATCCCACGCTGTCGGTGTGGTTCGAGCTGACCCCCGACGCGACCGCACCGGAGCTGGTTAGCGGGCCGGTGAAGGTGGGCGTGTGGACGACGACGCCGTGGACGCTACCGTCCAACCTGGCGCTCGCCGTCGGCCCGGACATCGAGTACGCGGTGCTGGAGCGCGACGGCCAGCGGTACGTGGTCGGCGCGGCCCGGCTCGGTGCCTACGCCAAGGAGCTGGAGGGCTACCAGCAGGTCGGCACCGTGCGCGGCGTGGACCTGGTCGGCCGCCGATACGTCCCGCTGTACGACTTCCTCGTCGAGCAGGCAGGGGAAAACGCGTACCAGGTGCTCGGTGCGGACTTCGTCACCACCGAGGACGGCACCGGGATCGTCCACCTCGCCCCGGCCTTCGGCGAGGACGACCAGAACACCTGCAACGCGGCCGGCATCCCGACCGTGGTGACGGTCGACGACCACACCCGGTTCACCGCGCTGGTGCCCCCATACCAGGGCGAGCAGGTCTTCGACGTGAACAAGCCGGTGATCCGGGAGCTGAAGGAGCGGGGGGTGGTGCTCAAACAGGACACCTACACCCACGCGTACCCGCACTGCTGGCGCTGCGACACCCCGCTGGTCTACAAGGCGGTGTCCTCCTGGTTCGTCGCGGTGACCGGTTTCAAGGACCGGATGGTCGAACTCAACCAGCAGATCAACTGGATCCCGGGGCACATCAAGGACGGCTCGTTCGGCAAGTGGCTGGCCAACGCCCGGGACTGGTCGATCAGCCGGAACCGGTTCTGGGGCTCGCCGATCCCGGTGTGGAAGTCCGACGACCCGGCCTACCCCCGAGTCGACGTGTACGGCTCGCTGGCCGAGATCGAGCGGGACTTCGGCGTACGCCTGACCGACCTGCACCGGCCGGCGGTGGACGAGCTGGTCCGCCCCAACCCGGACGACCCTACGGGTGCGTCGACGATGCGTCGGGTGCCGGAGGTGCTCGACTGCTGGTTCGAGTCCGGGTCGATGCCGTTCGCCCAGGTGCACTACCCGTTCGAGAACGTCGACTGGTTCGAGCACCACTACCCGGGTGACTTCATCGTCGAGTACATCGGGCAGACCCGCGGCTGGTTCTACACCATGCACGTGCTGGCCACCGCACTGTTCGACCGGCCGGCATTCCGCACCTGTCTCAGCCATGGCATCCTGCTCGGCTCGGACGGGCGTAAGATGTCCAAGAGTCTGCGCAACTACCCGGACGTCTACCATGTCTTCGACTCGTACGGGTCGGACGCGATGCGTTGGATGCTGATGTCCTCGTCGGTGTTGCGCGGCGGCGACATGGCGGTGACCGAGGCGGGTATCCGGGACGCCGTCCGGCAGGTGCTGCTGCCGCTGTGGAACGTCTGGTATTTCTTCTCGCTCTACGCCAACGCCGAGGGGTACCGGGCGAGCCGGCGCACGGACTCCCCGCACCTGCTCGACCGGTACCTGTTGGCGAAGACCAACGAGCTGGTGTCGACGGTCGGCCGGCAGCTGGAGGCGTACGACATCTCCGCCGCCTGCGCCACCGTCCGGTCCTACCTGGACGCGCTGACCAACTGGTACGTGCGTCGCTCCCGGGATCGGTTCTGGTCCGGCGACGTCGACGCGTTCGACACGTTGTGGACGGTGCTGGAGACGCTCGGTCGGGTGGTGGCGCCGCTGGCCCCGCTGACCGCCGAGGAGATCTGGCGCGGTCTGACCGGCGAGCGCTCGGTGCACCTGACCGACTGGCCGTCGGCGGACGAATTCCCTGCCGACCACGATCTGGTGGCCGCGATGGATGCGACCCGCGCGGTCGCTTCGGCGGCGTTGTCGCTGCGTAAGGCTAAAGGGCTGCGGGTTCGGCTGCCGCTGTCGAAGCTGACCGTGGCCTCGCCGGCCGCCGTCCAGCTGCGGCCCTTCGCCGACCTGGTCGCGGACGAGGTCAACGTGAAGGAGGTCGAGTTCACAGGCGCGGTGAAGGACTACTGCCAGCAGGTGCTGTCCGTGGTGCCGCGGGCGTTGGGCCCGCGGGTCGGCAAGGCGGTCCAGCAGGTGATCAAGGCGGTCAAGGCGGGGGAGTGGGAGCTGCGCGACGGCGCCCCGGTCGCCGCGGGGGTCACCCTCGACGAGGGGGAGTACGAGCTGCGCCTGGTCGCCGCCGACGCGGAGCGTTCCGCGCCGCTGCCGGGCGGCGAGGGCGTGGTGGTGCTGGACACCGAGGTGACCCCGGAGCTGGCCGCCGAAGGGTTGGCCCGGGACGTGGTCCGGGTGGTGCAGCAGGCCCGCCGGGACGCCGACCTGGACGTCTCGGACCGGATCGCGGTCGTGCTCGCGGCCCCCGACGCGGTGCGCGCGGCGGTGTCCGCGTACACCGACTTCGTCGCCCGGGAGGTGCTGGCCAACTCGGTCGACTTCGCGGGGAGCGTCGACGGCTTCACCGGCGAGGCCGGCGACGGCGAGCAGGTGACGGTGACTGTCCGCCGGGTCTGA
- the ndk gene encoding nucleoside-diphosphate kinase, giving the protein MSSSSPDERTLVLIKPDAVRRGLTGEIISRFERKGLRIDAIERRTMDGDFADQHYAEHVDKPFYPPLKAFMTGGPLVALVLSGDQAIEVVRGMIGSTDGRKAAAGTIRGDLSLSNRENLVHASDSVDSVKREIALWFPELA; this is encoded by the coding sequence GTGTCCAGCAGCAGCCCGGACGAGCGCACGCTCGTACTGATCAAGCCCGATGCGGTTCGTCGCGGGCTGACCGGCGAGATCATCTCCCGTTTCGAGCGCAAGGGGCTGCGGATCGACGCGATCGAGCGGCGGACGATGGACGGCGACTTCGCCGACCAACACTACGCCGAGCACGTCGACAAGCCGTTCTACCCGCCGCTGAAGGCCTTCATGACCGGTGGTCCGCTGGTCGCGCTGGTCCTCTCGGGTGACCAGGCCATCGAGGTCGTCCGCGGCATGATCGGCAGCACCGACGGCCGCAAGGCCGCCGCCGGCACGATTCGGGGCGACCTTTCCCTGTCGAACCGGGAGAACCTGGTACACGCGTCCGACTCCGTCGACAGCGTGAAGCGTGAGATCGCGCTCTGGTTCCCCGAGCTGGCCTGA
- a CDS encoding alkaline phosphatase D family protein, translating into MTELDRRTLLRAGLAAGVGAAGGALLSGAGASATGVPGAPAWRPAGRPVLTHGVQSGDVSAESAVVWTRADRPGRMLVEVSRRPDLRGARRLRGPVLDPTGDFTGKVRLRGLPCGERIHYRVRVESLDRPGRFSEPLIGSLRTAPAVRERRDVRFVWTGDIAGQGWGIAPGFGGMSIFAAMRATRPDFFLCSGDTVYADGPLAEAVTLPDGRVWRNLVTSEKSKVAETLVEFRGQYAYNLLDEHLRAFVAEVPQVNQWDDHEVTNNWYPGEVLTDARYTERRVDVLAARARQAFDEWLPTPVRGPLYRRLPYGPLLDVFVLDMRTWKDPNGGNTYADPDRGLLGREQREWLIRELTRSRATWKVIAIDLPLGLVVPDGSAALEGVAQGDPGAPAGRELEFAQVLSAAHRAGVTGIVFLTADVHYTAAHHYDPARAAVGDFTPFWEFVSGPAHAGGFGPNILDGTFGPKAVFVNAPPRANTSPAEGFQHFGEVQIDGETGAFTVHLRDRAGDSLWTTTLPAPR; encoded by the coding sequence ATGACCGAACTTGATCGACGTACACTGCTGCGAGCCGGCCTGGCGGCGGGCGTGGGGGCCGCCGGCGGTGCGCTCCTCAGCGGTGCCGGCGCGTCCGCAACCGGCGTACCGGGTGCTCCGGCGTGGCGCCCGGCCGGTCGTCCCGTGTTGACCCACGGAGTGCAGAGCGGCGACGTGTCCGCCGAGTCGGCGGTGGTGTGGACCCGCGCCGACCGGCCGGGCCGGATGCTCGTGGAGGTCAGCCGCCGGCCGGACCTGCGCGGGGCGCGGCGGCTGCGCGGACCGGTGCTGGATCCGACCGGGGACTTCACCGGAAAGGTGCGGCTGCGCGGGCTGCCCTGCGGCGAGCGAATCCACTACCGGGTCCGGGTGGAGAGCCTGGACCGGCCGGGGCGGTTCAGCGAGCCGCTCATCGGTTCCCTGCGCACCGCCCCCGCCGTCCGGGAACGACGTGACGTCCGGTTCGTCTGGACTGGTGACATCGCCGGGCAGGGCTGGGGCATCGCCCCCGGCTTCGGCGGGATGTCCATCTTCGCCGCGATGCGCGCGACCCGGCCGGACTTCTTCCTGTGCAGCGGTGACACCGTGTACGCCGACGGTCCGCTGGCCGAGGCCGTGACGCTGCCGGACGGGCGGGTCTGGCGGAACCTGGTGACGTCGGAGAAGAGCAAGGTCGCCGAGACGTTGGTCGAGTTCCGTGGCCAGTACGCGTACAACCTGTTGGACGAGCACCTGCGCGCGTTCGTCGCCGAGGTACCTCAGGTGAACCAGTGGGACGACCACGAGGTGACCAACAACTGGTACCCGGGCGAGGTGTTGACCGACGCCCGGTACACCGAGCGGCGCGTCGACGTGCTCGCCGCCCGCGCGCGGCAGGCCTTCGACGAGTGGTTGCCCACCCCGGTCCGTGGTCCGCTCTACCGGCGGCTGCCGTACGGGCCGCTGCTGGACGTCTTCGTCCTCGACATGCGGACGTGGAAGGACCCCAACGGCGGCAACACCTATGCCGACCCGGATCGCGGCCTGCTCGGCCGGGAGCAGCGGGAGTGGCTGATCCGGGAGTTGACGCGTTCGCGGGCGACCTGGAAGGTGATCGCCATCGACCTGCCGCTCGGCCTGGTCGTGCCGGACGGCTCGGCGGCCCTGGAGGGCGTGGCGCAGGGCGATCCCGGTGCGCCGGCGGGACGGGAGCTGGAGTTCGCGCAGGTGCTCTCCGCGGCGCACCGTGCCGGGGTGACCGGGATCGTGTTCCTCACCGCCGACGTGCACTACACCGCGGCTCACCACTACGACCCGGCGCGGGCGGCGGTCGGCGACTTCACGCCGTTCTGGGAGTTCGTCTCCGGCCCCGCGCACGCCGGCGGGTTCGGCCCGAACATTCTGGACGGCACGTTCGGCCCGAAGGCGGTCTTCGTGAACGCCCCGCCCCGCGCCAACACCTCCCCGGCGGAGGGCTTCCAGCACTTCGGCGAGGTCCAGATCGACGGGGAGACCGGTGCCTTCACCGTGCATCTGCGGGACCGCGCCGGCGACTCGCTCTGGACCACCACCCTCCCCGCCCCCCGCTGA
- a CDS encoding folylpolyglutamate synthase/dihydrofolate synthase family protein: MTDRTDFATVEAELAGRGYSRMVFELDRIESLLDLLGSPQRAYPSIHLTGTNGKTSTARMIDSLLRAFGLHTGRYTSPHLETVRERIGLDGEPVSEERFVATYDEVAPLAQLVDERSAEPLTYFDLTTALAFATFADAPVDVAVVEVGLGGAEDSTNVLQAGVAVLTPIGLDHTEWLGDSIEDIALHKAGIIHNGATVISAAQEEEAARPILERCAEVGATIAREGAEFGVLRRAVAVGGQVLSLQGLGGVYDEVFVPLHGAHQAQNAAVALAAVEAFLGAGARRQLDVETVREGFAVISSPGRLERVRTAPTILLDGAHNPQGMAATVTALQEEFAFSKLVAVLGVLADKDAASLLELLEPVVDQVVVTRNSSPRAMPAQDLAALAAEVFGPDRVEVAAGIPDAIETAVALAEEDVPGELAGVGVLITGSVVTVADARRLLKR, from the coding sequence GTGACCGACCGCACCGATTTCGCCACCGTCGAGGCCGAGCTCGCTGGCCGCGGGTATAGCCGGATGGTGTTCGAGCTGGACCGGATCGAGTCCCTGCTCGACCTGCTCGGCAGCCCGCAACGCGCGTATCCGTCGATCCACCTGACCGGAACAAACGGCAAGACGTCGACGGCCCGCATGATCGATTCCTTGCTGCGCGCCTTCGGGCTGCACACCGGCCGATACACCAGCCCGCACCTGGAGACCGTCCGGGAACGGATCGGCCTGGACGGCGAGCCGGTGAGCGAGGAGCGGTTCGTCGCCACGTACGACGAGGTGGCGCCGCTGGCCCAGCTCGTCGACGAGCGGTCGGCGGAGCCGCTGACGTATTTCGACCTGACCACGGCGCTGGCGTTCGCCACGTTCGCCGACGCTCCGGTCGACGTCGCGGTGGTCGAGGTGGGGCTCGGCGGCGCCGAAGACTCCACCAACGTGCTCCAGGCCGGGGTGGCGGTGTTGACCCCGATCGGGCTCGACCACACCGAGTGGCTCGGCGACTCGATCGAGGACATCGCGCTGCACAAGGCGGGCATCATCCACAACGGGGCGACAGTGATCTCGGCCGCGCAGGAGGAGGAGGCGGCCAGGCCGATCCTCGAGCGCTGCGCCGAGGTCGGCGCGACGATCGCTCGGGAGGGCGCGGAGTTCGGCGTGCTGCGCCGGGCGGTCGCCGTCGGCGGGCAGGTGCTGAGCCTGCAGGGGCTGGGCGGGGTCTACGACGAGGTCTTCGTACCCCTGCACGGCGCCCACCAGGCGCAGAACGCGGCGGTGGCGCTCGCGGCGGTGGAGGCGTTCCTCGGCGCGGGCGCCCGGCGTCAGCTGGACGTCGAGACGGTTCGGGAGGGCTTCGCCGTAATCAGCTCGCCGGGCCGGCTGGAGCGGGTCCGTACGGCGCCGACCATCCTGCTCGACGGCGCGCACAACCCGCAGGGTATGGCCGCCACGGTCACCGCGCTCCAGGAGGAGTTCGCGTTCAGCAAGCTGGTGGCCGTGCTCGGCGTCCTCGCCGACAAGGACGCGGCCAGTCTGCTGGAGTTGCTGGAGCCGGTTGTCGACCAGGTGGTGGTCACCCGTAACAGTTCACCGCGGGCGATGCCAGCGCAGGACCTCGCGGCGCTGGCCGCCGAGGTGTTCGGCCCGGACCGGGTCGAGGTGGCCGCGGGGATACCGGACGCCATCGAGACGGCGGTGGCGTTGGCCGAGGAGGACGTGCCGGGTGAGCTGGCGGGTGTCGGAGTGCTGATCACCGGGTCGGTGGTGACCGTGGCCGACGCCCGACGGCTGCTCAAGCGGTGA